CTCTTCTTGTTGCGGTTGACGCTTTGGTAGTAGCCGCTGATTTCGCGCAGTTCGTCATCCGCGCGATAGGGGCCGAGCCTGCGCGTCTCGTCACCTTTGAGCGGCTCGATCTTGAGCACCTCGGCGCCGTGATCCGCCAGCAATTGCGTGCAGAACGGCCCGGCCAGAACCTGCGTCAAATCGATGACGCGGACGCCGGTCAGGGCGCCTCGGGGTTCGGAAGCGGACATTATTGGGTTGGCCTCCGCCGCACGAGGACGGTGCGTTCGACCTGGCAGACAAATTCGTCGCGCTGGTTATAGCCATAATGCCGGAAGGTCACGAGCCCGGCATCTGGCCGGTCCGACGGTGCGCAGGCGAGGACTTCGGTCACGCTGTAGAGCGTATCGCCTTCCACTACCGGCGTCCTCAGGCGCAGCTTGTCGAGTGCCACATCCGCCAGCGCATTCTCCGATGTATCCTCGCTCGCCAGGCCCACCACGATCGAAGCCGTGACGCCGCCATAGGTGATGCGGCGTCCGAATTTGGAAGCCGCAGCATCATGCGCGTTGAAGTGGCCCTGAGCTGTGTTCATCGTCAGATGTGCCAGGATCACCGTCTCATTTTCACCGATCGTCTTGCCGCGCGCGTGCCGCATCTTCTGGCCGGGCGTGAAATCCTCGAAATAGTTGTCCGGGCTGGTGAGTTGCTGAGACGTCATTTTGCGGGTTTCCCAAGGAGGTGATCGGAGATCACGCGCAATTGAATTTCGGATGTGCCTTCGAAGATCTTGGTGAGGCGGGCATCGCGCCAGTGCCGCTCGACGGCATAATGCGTGGTGTAGCCCGCGCCGCCATGGATCTGGATCGCTTCCGAGGTGACCCGCTCGGCCATTTCGGTGGCGAACAGCTTGACCATCGACGCTTCCAGATCGCAGCGGACGCCGGTATCGATCTTGCGGCACACCGAATACATGAGCTGCCGTGCGGCCTCGATGTCGGTCGCCATCTGCCCCAGCTTGAAGCGGATCGCCTGGAATTCGCCGATCGGCTTGCCGAACTGGATGCGTTCCTGCGCATATTTCAGCGCATCTTCGAGCGCGCCGCGCGCCAAGCCGATAGCGCGTGCTGCGGTATGCGCACGTGCGACCTCCAGGCCGCTGGTGGCAAGGTAGAAGGCACGGCCGGGTTCGCTCACCATATTCGCATGGGGCACGCGGGTTTTGTCGAACGCCAGTTCCCAGGTCTTCCAACCGAAATAGCCGATCTTGGGGATCGGGGCTCCGGCGCAGTTGTCGGGAAGCGCGCCGCGCGTCTTTTCGACGAGGAATGCCGAAATGCCTTTGTGCGGCTTGGCTTTGTCCACTGGTTCCGTACGCGCGAGTACCAGAATGGCGTCGGCGCCGTCGGCGTTGGTGCACCAATATTTGCTGCCGCTGATCAACCAGTCGTCGCCATCGCGCTCGGCGCGGGTCGAAAGACCGGAAATGTCGGAGCCCGTGCCCGGCTCGGACATCGAAAAGGCGAAGATCATCTCGCCCGTCGCCATTTTTGGGAGATATTTCTGCTTTTGCGCCTCAGTCATCAACTGATAGCCGAGCATCGGCCGAATGATGCTGCTGACGCTCATCCAAGCGCGGGCAAGTTCTTCGGTTACGAGGCAATATTCGAAGCAGCCAAGACCCAATCCGCCATATTGCTGCGGGATCGTGATGCCGAAGAAGCCCAGTTCCGCCAGCTTTGCCCGCAAGGAATCCGGTATGTCGCGACGCTCAGGATCATATTCATTGGCGATCGGCAGGACTTCATTCATCGCGAAGTCGCGCGCGACATCCTGGATCATCTTCTGTTCGTCGGAAAGCGAAAAGCTCATAATTTGGCGTCCCTACGCGGCACGAGATTGCTCCTTGTGAAGACGATCACTCTCTCATCGCGCTGGTTGAATCCTTCGGTCAGCCAGGTGGCGATCCCATAGCTCGCGTCGCTCTTGGACTCCCGCAGAGCCGTCACCGTCGAGCGGGCAGTAAGTGTATCGCCGACATGTGCAGGCTCACCAAAGGACAGGTCGTCTACCCCGAGAAAGGCTCCGCCACGCTCGCTCAAATCCTCGACGGACAGGCCGAAGACTATGGCAAACACCAGCATAGGGCTTATGACGATATCCGCATGACCTTCCGACTTTGCGTACTCTCTGTTAAAATAGAGAGGGTTCAGCTGGAGGGTAGACAGCGAGAACAGAAGATTATCCGACTGTTCGATCGTGCGCCCCCAATGGTGGTTGAAAACGGCGCCCACCTCGAAGTCGTCATATGAGTTTCCCCGAAGTCTTAAGGGAAACTTCTTGAGTTCAGAGACAAGATTTTCCATCCGCGACATGCCTTTGAGAATCGATTATGCTGGCCCTACTATCACGCTTTGCTTCGCTGGATGACGCGCGTGCCGGAAAATCATATGTGTGATTCCGGTGGTGGATTGGGCTATCATGATCCCTACGATGGAAGCAGATACGACGAGCCAGTGCGCCCGCCATTCGCCCCTGCCCTCGACGCCGACCAGCTTATCCAACAACTTGAGGAAATGTCCTTTCCCAGCTTTTATTGTTGGTATTGGATCGACTGTCTACTCTGGCGCCGATTGGACTCGCACACAATGAGCGCAGGTCTTCGAGTCAGCAAGCGCAGCCTTCCGGACATCAGAACGCGCACGAGCGTGACAAACAATGCCGCGTCGCCTGTCGGTGCGGCACAGACTGTGCTTGGGGTGTGGCGGGCGGGCAGACCGAAACCTCTAGCGCAACCGCCGAG
The sequence above is drawn from the Rhizorhabdus dicambivorans genome and encodes:
- a CDS encoding MaoC family dehydratase, whose product is MENLVSELKKFPLRLRGNSYDDFEVGAVFNHHWGRTIEQSDNLLFSLSTLQLNPLYFNREYAKSEGHADIVISPMLVFAIVFGLSVEDLSERGGAFLGVDDLSFGEPAHVGDTLTARSTVTALRESKSDASYGIATWLTEGFNQRDERVIVFTRSNLVPRRDAKL
- a CDS encoding acyl-CoA dehydrogenase family protein, whose translation is MSFSLSDEQKMIQDVARDFAMNEVLPIANEYDPERRDIPDSLRAKLAELGFFGITIPQQYGGLGLGCFEYCLVTEELARAWMSVSSIIRPMLGYQLMTEAQKQKYLPKMATGEMIFAFSMSEPGTGSDISGLSTRAERDGDDWLISGSKYWCTNADGADAILVLARTEPVDKAKPHKGISAFLVEKTRGALPDNCAGAPIPKIGYFGWKTWELAFDKTRVPHANMVSEPGRAFYLATSGLEVARAHTAARAIGLARGALEDALKYAQERIQFGKPIGEFQAIRFKLGQMATDIEAARQLMYSVCRKIDTGVRCDLEASMVKLFATEMAERVTSEAIQIHGGAGYTTHYAVERHWRDARLTKIFEGTSEIQLRVISDHLLGKPAK
- a CDS encoding MaoC family dehydratase, whose amino-acid sequence is MTSQQLTSPDNYFEDFTPGQKMRHARGKTIGENETVILAHLTMNTAQGHFNAHDAAASKFGRRITYGGVTASIVVGLASEDTSENALADVALDKLRLRTPVVEGDTLYSVTEVLACAPSDRPDAGLVTFRHYGYNQRDEFVCQVERTVLVRRRPTQ